From the genome of Papilio machaon chromosome 9, ilPapMach1.1, whole genome shotgun sequence, one region includes:
- the LOC106718883 gene encoding uncharacterized protein LOC106718883, whose protein sequence is MTNTENVVDEERNSTAATSLAVHLVSQVLDEACIIVNAAKELGQPWRSVSKLNVDNTITKENDNSTFSIERGDNDDVNIIHGSNTIATSTPQKLTEEIRRNIKTDTYIIGQGDEEICTEQDVQDQSDFNKSTSTFINRLFDMSDVEYVADDVDRTNGSNEILIEEIINIVTSCVDSALSVVIDKESKINDNVQNTTETSHSSEHSSYSFLDDALSHNVAKNIAFLIDDAPTNSKDQISDSTFAIGEEAINVDFKQNTQINEIEYYEHAYVTLNRDYEQYSDEEVFIHQDSKSLTLQDVELSQGKTSSLKLPATDKVDYKDLATTSAVSASAVSRKSSLVRRCRLQGARLLACLRGWWWRRKLPGRHKVPRMPGAVRGHCPLSPSARLRAASLLDHRLMRSPSPSRPIIWKFNTINETIVNSAQWNEYTNQIKSEDENY, encoded by the exons ATGACAAATACAG AAAATGTTGTGGACGAAGAGAGAAACTCAACAGCGGCGACGTCGCTCGCTGTTCATCTTGTCAGTCAAGTGTTAGACGAAGCTTGTATCATTGTTAATGCTGCTAAAGAATTAG GGCAGCCATGGCGAAGCGTATCAAAATTAAACGTTGATAACacaattacaaaagaaaatgataATTCAACTTTTAGTATCGAAAGAGGGGATAATGATGACGTTAACATCATACACGGATCTAATACGATAGCTACCTCGACCCCACAAAAGTTAACAG aaGAAATTAgacgaaatataaaaactgataCATACATCATAGGACAAGGCGATGAGGAAATCTGCACc gaGCAAGATGTACAAGACCAGAGCGATTTCAATAAATCGACATCTACTTTTATTAACCGTCTATTTGATATGAGTGACGTCGAATATGTTGCTGATGACGTAGACAGAACAAATGGATcgaatgaaatattaatagaagaaataattaacatcGTCACATCATGTGTGGACTCCGCTTTGAGTGTTGTAATTGataaagaaagtaaaataaatgataatgtaCAAAATACTACTGAAACATCACACAGTAGTGAGCATTCCAGCTATTCATTTTTAGACGACGCTCTGTCTCATAATGTTGCTAAAAATATAGCATTCTTAATTGATGATGCTCCTACCAATAGCAAGGACCAGATTTCTGACTCAACATTTGCTATCGGAGAAGAGGCG ataaatgttgattttaaacaaaacaccCAAATTAACGAGATCGAGTATTACGAACATGCTTATGTCACTCTAAATA gAGATTATGAGCAATACTCAGACGAAGAAGTATTTATACATCAAGATTCGAAATCCTTGACATTGCAGGATGTAGAATTGTCCCAAGGAAAGACGTCTTCATTGAAGTTGCCTGCGACTGATAAAGTA GACTACAAAGATTTAGCGACGACGTCAGCGGTGTCGGCGTCCGCGGTGTCTCGCAAGAGCAGCCTGGTGCGGCGTTGCCGGCTGCAGGGTGCGCGGCTGTTGGCCTGTCTGCGCGGCTGGTGGTGGCGTCGCAAGCTGCCTGGCAGGCACAAA GTACCACGTATGCCGGGCGCGGTGCGTGGTCACTGTCCCCTGTCTCCTTCCGCCAGACTTCGTGCAGCGAGCCTCTTGGACCACCGCCTCATGCGTTCCCCGTCTCCTTCGCGCCCCATCATATGGAAGTTCAATACCATCAATGAAACCATTGTTAATTCCGCGCAATGGAATGAATATACAAACCAAATTAAATCTGAGGATGAAAACTATTAG
- the LOC106718613 gene encoding microtubule-associated protein tau isoform X4, which produces MEQMSSNNVSRAPGDIRPPSSGPNGQDSAFATQAPVRPPLTRVDSRSALIPPVRPGAPQQFQQRPLFQPGGPVTSSPQFTPRSGSPITRGPTPSAAPGSPQIRAQAPPARPSGPQSIQGPRPQQSPTTAQPSPVQRAPAPSNLQFGPRQPPQFGGATTPDGSKAQAPPQFNGTLKNGTPAPSQVTGQLPRQPSQGSLKGLDLSNTNQSKTANLEALNSNNDNQNANKSEINSEAPAVAKGRSYSIAAAPGTPSPLKMDEDRRKSISAVGSKMEEFTSRSPGLGLIQESKDSRDNIRGSKDSVRSVTSNDGSKDNVDRPESRITGSRMTESIMGSLTNIAPKMKMDDDDDVVLQNNVQTLKNEVASNQNKVDMSDRSPSLTRSDDSPEPKNASQSSVITNKSQSATPEPQRPKTPKDLKPEPKVDASREVKPSVTPVKTPSKSPIQEMKTMPINKKPTELITPTDSKRSTPRKVVSAPKSRPKDGDNDSGVDESTQGNDMNGSPGSPNKKLPSKVINKEKSSNSLKTSLSRSSSKSATAKTPENPPPSEKKKVPMNKIQVGNAPSPNIKAVKSKIGSLDNATYKPGGGKVKIENRKLEFNATPKIAAKNEAYTPSGGTKKIITTKLEWNAKSKIGSLQNTAYKPGGGDKKIETVKLDFKDKAKPKVGSTANITHKPGGGTVKSPVPPSAPPKSDENLNQQPC; this is translated from the exons ATGGAGCAAATGTCAAGTAACAACGTGAGCCGG gcTCCTGGGGACATTCGACCTCCAAGTAGTGGCCCTAACGGTCAGGATTCAGCATTCGCGACACAAGCGCCCGTCCGCCCGCCACTTACCAGAGTTGATTCCCGTTCAGCGCTTATACCGCCGGTTAGACCTGGAGCACCTCAACAGTTCCAGCAGCGACCGCTGTTCCAACCGGGTGGACCGGTAACGAGTTCACCTCAGTTTACGCCTCGTTCGGGAAGTCCAATAACTCGAGGACCGACTCCGTCCGCTGCGCCAGGATCTCCGCAAATTAGAGCGCAGGCACCTCCTGCACGTCCTTCAGGACCTCAGTCGATTCAAGGTCCAAGACCTCAGCAGTCTCCTACGACTGCTCAGCCTTCACCGGTTCAAAGAGCTCCTGCACCGAGCAACCTCCAGTTCGGTCCAAGGCAGCCACCGCAGTTTGGGGGCGCCACTACGCCTGACGGTTCCAAAGCTCAGGCACCGCCCCAATTTAACGGAACTTTAAAGAACGGCACTCCAGCACCGTCTCAAGTAACGGGACAACTACCTAGACAACCGTCACAAGGCTCTTTAAAAGGCCTTGATTTATCCAATACAAACCAAAGTAAAACAGCAAACCTGGAAGCCCTAAATTCGAACAATGACAACCAAAATGCTAATAAGTCCGAGATTAACTCGGAAGCACCGGCGGTGGCTAAAGGCAGGAGTTACAGCATCGCCGCCGCTCCCGGCACGCCAAGCCCGCTAAAGATGGATGAAGACCGGCGAAAATCTATAAGTGCTGTAGGGAGTAAGATGGAAGAGTTTACAAGTCGTAGCCCAGGTCTTGGATTAATTCAAGAATCCAAAGACAGTAGAGACAACATACGAGGGTCTAAAGATAGTGTAAGGTCGGTGACTTCGAATGATGGGAGTAAGGACAACGTTGATCGTCCAGAATCACGTATAACCGGCTCTAGAATGACCGAATCAATAATGGGATCTTTGACCAACATAGCACCCAAAATGAAAATGGACGATGACGATGACGTCGTACTGCAAAACAATGTACAGACATTGAAGAACGAAGTTGCTTCAAATCAGAATAAAGTAGATATGTCGGATCGTTCACCGTCACTGACTAGGAGTGATGACTCACCGGAACCTAAAAACGCTTCGCAAAGTTCAGTCATAACGAACAAGTCACAGAGTGCTACACCAGAACCTCAAAGACCTAAGACTCCCAAAGATTTGAAACCTGAACCCAAAGTTGATGCATCAAGAGAAGTGAAACCTTCTGTAACACCAGTGAAAACTCCTTCAAAATCACCTATTCAAGAAATGAAAACTATGCCAATCAACAAAAAGCCAACTGAGTTAATTACTCCCACAGATTCCAAAAGATCTACTCCCAGAAAAGTAGTTTCAGCGCCTAAATCACGTCCTAAAG ATGGTGATAATGACAGTGGTGTCGACGAGTCGACTCAAGGAAAT GATATGAACGGATCGCCTGGGTCGCCAAATAAGAAGTTGCCGAGTAAGGTCATTAATAAGGAAAAGTCGAGTAACAGCTTGAAAACAAGTCTATCGCGATCTTCCAGCAAGAGCGCAACAGCTAAAACACCCGAAAATCCTCCGCCGTCGGAAAAGAAGA AAGTACCAATGAACAAGATTCAAGTGGGAAACGCGCCGTCTCCTAATATAAAGGCTGTCAAATCCAAGATTGGGTCATTGGATAACGCTACATATAAACCGGGCGGTGGAAaagttaaaatagaaaacagaaaACTGGAATTCAATGCTACGCCAAAAATTGCTGCGAAAAATGAGGCCTATACGCCTAGCGGTGGTACTAAGAAG aTAATTACGACGAAATTGGAATGGAACGCGAAATCCAAAATAGGATCGCTACAGAACACTGCTTACAAACCAGGGGGTGGTGACAAGAAGATTGAAACGGTTAAGTTggattttaaagataaagcGAAGCCGAAAGTTGGATCCACAGCTAATATAACTCATAAACCCGGCGGCGGAACAGTTAAG
- the LOC106718890 gene encoding myosin light chain alkali isoform X2, protein MSDLSKNDIERASFAFSIYDFEGNGKIDAYNVGDILRALNSNPTLATIEKLGGTKKKGEKQLTLEEFLPIYSQCKKDKDQGCYEDFLECLKLYDKAENGLMLGAELTHTLLALGEKLEDNEVAEVTKDCMDPEDDDGMIPYASFLKKVMA, encoded by the exons ATG AGCGACCTCAGCAAGAACGACATCGAAA gGGCATCCTTCGCCTTCTCCATCTACGACTTCGAGGGTAACGGCAAGATCGACGCATACAATGTCGGCGACATCCTGAGGGCGCTCAACTCCAACCCTACTCTTGCCACCATCGAGAAACTCGGCGGCACTAAAAAGAAGGGCGAGAAACAGCTCACG cTGGAAGAGTTCCTTCCCATCTACAGCCAGTGCAAGAAAGACAAAGACCAGGGTTGCTACGAGGACTTCCTGGAATGTCTGAAGCTGTACGACAAGGCTGAGAACGGTCTCATGCTCGGCGCTGAGCTCACACACACCCTCCTTGCGTTAG GTGAGAAGTTAGAGGACAATGAAGTAGCGGAAGTCACAAAGGATTGCATGGACCCCGAAGACGACGACGGCATGATCCCATACGCAT CATTCCTGAAGAAGGTCATGGCGTAG
- the LOC106718890 gene encoding myosin light chain alkali isoform X1, protein MSDLSKNDIERASFAFSIYDFEGNGKIDAYNVGDILRALNSNPTLATIEKLGGTKKKGEKQLTLEEFLPIYSQCKKDKDQGCYEDFLECLKLYDKAENGLMLGAELTHTLLALGEKLEDNEVAEVTKDCMDPEDDDGMIPYACFLQRLCNKPVTAPGAAPAPAAES, encoded by the exons ATG AGCGACCTCAGCAAGAACGACATCGAAA gGGCATCCTTCGCCTTCTCCATCTACGACTTCGAGGGTAACGGCAAGATCGACGCATACAATGTCGGCGACATCCTGAGGGCGCTCAACTCCAACCCTACTCTTGCCACCATCGAGAAACTCGGCGGCACTAAAAAGAAGGGCGAGAAACAGCTCACG cTGGAAGAGTTCCTTCCCATCTACAGCCAGTGCAAGAAAGACAAAGACCAGGGTTGCTACGAGGACTTCCTGGAATGTCTGAAGCTGTACGACAAGGCTGAGAACGGTCTCATGCTCGGCGCTGAGCTCACACACACCCTCCTTGCGTTAG GTGAGAAGTTAGAGGACAATGAAGTAGCGGAAGTCACAAAGGATTGCATGGACCCCGAAGACGACGACGGCATGATCCCATACGCAT GTTTTCTTCAAAGATTGTGCAACAAACCAGTGACAGCCCCAGGCGCGGCGCCCGCCCCCGCTGCAGAGAGCTAA
- the LOC123721273 gene encoding uncharacterized protein LOC123721273, producing the protein MFVNGVQAISSRLENLKLDYQRTMQPMSERPPVCPKTQLPHFQLTPSDAGQKKDGSPQATDNPWLLKPQHEIPATPPPQTKQTGNFFQQRIG; encoded by the exons ATGTTTGTAAACGGTGTTCAAGCTATCAGTTCACGTTTGGAAAACCTTAAATTGGATTATCAAA gaACAATGCAGCCGATGTCAGAAAGACCGCCTGTATGCCCCAAGACGCAGCTACCTCATTTCCAACTGACGCCATCTGACGCCGGTCAGAAGAAAGATGGAAGTCCACAGGCGACAGACAACCCCTGGCTATTGAAGCCTCAGCATGAAATACCAGCTACCCCACCGCCACAAACGAAGCAGACGGGCAACTTCTTTCAACAAAGAATAGGATAA